TTTTTAAGAAATTgttcttttataaatatttttttctcTACATTTTACGTATGTTTGTTTAAGATACCTCCATtcttataaattaattcttaaaagtaattgtttatcacataaaatatttttttataactttgtttttttttatcaacttgttgtttttttttaagttagTTTTTTTTGAACAAttatttttataaagtttttttttatgtatttaacttttatatttttgtttaaatcattgaaCAATTAGGCTatttctttttttcattttttacacATTTGTTTTTATCCATAGTAATTGTAAACACATGTAAATTTCCTCCATttcttttgcaattttggtcttttttttttttctcaaatatgTTCTCAATTTTTTTCTTACAGAATTTTCTCGACTTTGGTtttctattaatatattttttgacaCGATATTTAGCATTTAGATAGTATTTAATTGAAATTTAGAAGCATTTTCACACCAAATGAAAATACTAataatactttataattatctttTACCTTTTTGCACACACACAAGATTTTCACAACAATGCATGGGCTACAACTCCTAGTTGTTTACATTTTCGTGTATTTGTTTATTATCATTTATTaaagtttatatatgtatatatatatttttttacgcGTGTTTTATaaatatctttatataaaaaagCAATTGTTAGTGACTCAGCGAGTGATTTCATCCACTAAGCtttgttttttgtgttttttcctTCACAACCAAGTTTCCCTCCCACTTAATGCATGTATAAATCTCCTCCATAACTGATAATACGCTCTCAATCTTATCTCAACTATCACTCTATTAGCGTATTATTTATAGCTGTGTGTTTGATCGATCAGATCAGATATCAGATGGCAGATTGGGGCCCGGTTTTTGTATCGGTTTTGTTGTTTGCATTGTTATCGCCGGGATTGTTGTTTCAGTTGCCGGGACGTGGTCGTTGTGTTGAGTTTTGCTGTTTTCAGACAAGTGGTGTCGCCATACTCGTTCACACCATTCTCTACTTTTCTATCATTTGTCTTTTCACCTTTGCCATCCAAGTTCATCTTTATCTTGGCTAAAGCTCTAAACTCATCGATCGTTTTGCCTACTTTCTTTTTTATGGTACGTGGACTTGTTTGTTGTACATTTTTTTTAAGGTTGAGTGGACCTGTACTTTTTtacttttgaataattgtatatctatcctaataaatgaaaatgtttttgccaaatgtcatgttctcattTAGTTTGATAAATGTTTTTCTTGTGCTTTCaattttcttaaatttaaaagtAAATTCCATATTTTATGCGAGTTTATTTATGTTATGTAGAATcattaaattaaatttcaataacCATACCAAAAAAAAACGTACAACTACAAATTGGGGCAATAATCAATTCTTCCATAATTAAATGTTTACacatcataattttcacttatacaataactttttcaaaacaaaaaatgttaTGGAATCcaattataaacaaaaaaattagtTTTCATTTATTACGGTAGATATATTGAAAAACTTGATccttattattttatattcaacttttttaaataaactcgtgtaatacacgggttacGTAATAATCATAATCTTAGATTGCAACTTCTACAAAAGAGGAAACAATTCATTTACCAAAATATAAATTATGATATCATTTTTTGCGTTGGAGAAATCGACTAGAAGAAATAAGAGGGTGTGTGTCTTTTCTTTTAAATCAACTTTTTGACttttaacttttccaaaaagttaaaAAAGTCCAAAAGTTGTTTGGTAATGAAAAAGAACTTTTAAAACCAATTTTTACCAAAGCACAAAAACTAACATTTGCAAAAGTCATATCCGTGACTTTTTGTCTTTTTGAACTTTGGAGTAATCCCAAACACTTTTTAAACATCTTTTGGAAAAAgatcttttataaaaaaatctttttataaaaaaGATTTTTCTCTTCAAAAAAGAATCTGAAACAACCCCTAAAGAAAGAAGAATGTAAGGTGATAATAAAACTTGGATATCTAAATGAGTTGCGCAAAGACATTTTTGCCTTGGTAATATTTCAATCATATTTTCTTTGGGTATCATGAAATTCACCAATCAAAATGATAACTATCAGTTTAGGCAATGGCCGATTCAAACCGATTTGAGGCCctgaacaaaataaaaaataagttttttttttgctGTGACGATTTAATACCGAAAGTCtttctcttttatttatttatttatttctaaaataatataattatatacaTAAAAATGTGTCCGGAAACTTGGAGGCCCTGGGCCATCACCCATGCTGCCTTATCCTCTCATACGGCCGTGGTTTAGCCAATAAAATGAAAGTAGTGTTATCTCGTTGTTACAAAGATTAAAGAAAACAAATGCCTCTTTGTTTCTAGTGTAAATATACAAGTTGTTTCATTCAAATTAGTAGACAAACATCATAAATAGAAATAGCTAATATCTGGTCATGTACCATTTCAGGACCAAATGCTTCAGGTTGAATTAGTTGCATGTGTCTTTGCTAATTAATCACATGATTCTATAGATTGATTTGTGTTATAACCAGACGAATGTCAATTTGTACCAGACGAATGTTAATCTGTACGTTGTGCCAAACACTATTAtgtagtgtgtatatatatatatatatatatatatatatatatatatatctcattattaattataaataatgaaataataattcatatataCTTGGTTGATGATATATATAaagtactaggtgtgagacccatgtattacatggatttatttaaaaaaaattaaatataaaattttaacaatttgaaaactttaaatttataagaaaaataagaaattttttgaattattaaaattaatgagactttaatgcaataaatacattacatatataaaccattttctaataaataccttacatatatattaccttatatattaaatgtgacattttaattttataaaatcaaaaatacaataaaatgacaagtgaaaaatagaaaattttaaaatttctagaaaatgccatgtgtccaaat
The genomic region above belongs to Lactuca sativa cultivar Salinas chromosome 4, Lsat_Salinas_v11, whole genome shotgun sequence and contains:
- the LOC111889882 gene encoding uncharacterized protein LOC111889882 — protein: MADWGPVFVSVLLFALLSPGLLFQLPGRGRCVEFCCFQTSGVAILVHTILYFSIICLFTFAIQVHLYLG